gccaccatgagggtctactaagtagtgggaatttggcattcctaattgggagaaaaaagggatgaaattaaatgataaaaaaaggattaaaattttcttttgatcgttgattcagtgactaacttgTTTCACACAGGACACTCTTTtatcaccaccttctggcatcaccaggaatggtcactgaatcattaaatggatctgaatgaaTTTTGGTGAATGTAGTCAAAACACTCAAGACACTTGGATACAtataaatcccacaatgcacaggaacagagtaaaaaataaaatcacaagccacctactgacagctgcCCCCCCTCTCCCCTCCAGGTTTTGACTTGTTGATCCTCTGATCTGACATCATGCATCAGCTGTCTGTGACTTCCCTGTTTGTCTGCCTGTGGCTAGTGGAGCACAGCCATTGCAACAGTAGCTTGGGCAACAGCCTCAATGATCTTCACACACAGTTTGGTGTCAGCCTCTACCAAACACTTACTGAGACAGAGAACAACTCCAACCTGATCGTGTCTCCAGCCAGCGTCTCACTGTGTCTGGGCCTTCTGCAGTTAGGTGCAAGAGGGAACACTCTAGCACAGCTTGATGGGACTCTGGGTTATGATGTAAACGGTAAGAGCCTGACTCTCCTTGGCACACCCTCATATTATTTCAGActtgtgtgactttatttcttccatggaacacaaatggagaggttttgaagaatcttcatgctGCTCTCTTTCATACAGTTAAAGCAGATttggaccaggggctgtcaagctccaaaaaggacataaaagcatcataaaatagtccatatgactcatgcacagAAGCAATATATTCTGAGTATTCTGAAgctatacgatagctttgtgtgaggaacacactTAAAAGTAAAGTTGAAGTTGAAAACTTTTGCcattagcatcaccaaacagaattgcaaaaataaatatagttTTCAAACTGCTTTTTCGAACACTCCCCCTGTTTGCCATTGATCAAAAAACAGgtagtcaatgttgctgtgttgggctggacgggtcactcaaaacaaaaagagcaatttttatagcgccacagaTGCACAGTGTTTATAGTCTATGAGTAAATGAACTTACAAattgcttatagttgtctctgcataataaggTGGGATAGTTTAAAGTATTTAACATCGATTCTTCACTCTTCAGCCTTCAatgtgctgtaagctatttttgccattttggaaCTTCCTCAAGACTAGCTGTTGGGGCAGGACACCGTTCCGGCACTTGCACGAGCATTTAATGGGCTGCCCTGTGAACgcacaatgattgacaggcaggaagtGTTTTTATTGGCTATACATATAATCTGGCCGCGGCCCGCAAACATCTTTTCCTCCACTgtttacagagacaggtgtgatattttatggcacctatttcagtgatatctgacagGTAATGAAGGCGTTTCCTGCATGTCATTTCACCCTTAAagcaatattctgggttcaatacaagttaagctcaattgacagcatttgtggcataatactgattaccacaaaagttcaTTGTGACTTGCTTCACCACCTTTCtttataaaaaatcaaaaccCGTGGGttgtttgaggcacttacaatggaagtgaatagtgaaAATCTGTTAACATTAAAAAACTCACTATTTCAAACGTatggccacaagacgtaaacaatatgtacgttaacatgattttagtgcgataaaatgcattactaaccttttctgtgtaaagttatggccagttttacaactttgttgccatgaggaTGCAATGTGAACAAACCCTAAATCCCtaaaaaagatttaaacaactttacagctcaaatagtgtaagagttttaacagaagaattaatgtaagtgcatttatcacatttaagcttcacatttctgcctttaaaccctacaaaaattggccccattcacttccattttaagtgcctctctGTGACCTTAATTTATGCttcttctttttgtgtgtgtgtgtgtgtgtgtgtgtgtgtgtgtgtgtgtgtgcgtgtttttgtgatttacgaggacaattttgaaagttacaaattagtaattacaagggtattatgctataaatgtgatttatgaggatatttctagtgtccccataataattcaaatcgcttaaaaatcatactaaacaatgttttattgaaaatgtaaaaatgcagaaggttttctgtgagggttaggtttaggggttgtgttaggtttagaggatagaatctatagtttgtacagtataaaagtcattatgtctatggaaagtcctcataatgataggtagaccaacatgtgtgtgtgtgtgtgtgtgtgtgtgtgtgtgtgtgtgtgtgtgtgtgtgtgtgtgtgtgtgtgtgtgtgtgtgtgtgtgtgtgtgtgttaataaacattgtgccacaaatgctgtcgattgaacttaacttgtattgaacctggaataaaaTCTTGCGTGACAGCCGTGGTTACTATTCACTTTCTTTGTTTTTGAAAGAGCTCTTGGACATTCTGCCATAAATTACTAATTTTGTGTTCcccagaagaaataaagtcatttcAAAAAGACATGAGgtatgagtaaataatggcagaattttcatttttggatgaattactACTTTAAAACAATTTGAGAGATGAAACATGAGAGCGTTCATGTATCACTTGTATCGTGCATGTTGGTGTGCTAATGACAAATATTAACTAAACATTTCGGTTATGATGATACAGCAGTCATGACAATATAGTGGTCTCTTCATAGATGCTCGTGTGCAGGATATTCTGTCATGGCCACAAGGTGACCTGGGTAATTCCAGTAAGGGTGTGCGGCTCGAGCTTGCTAATGCCTTATATGTCCAAAGTGGTGTGAAACTCCTGCCAGAGTTTACTCAGCATGCCTTGGGATGGGCTAACAATAGCCTACTGAGTGTAAACTTCATTAATTCCAACAACACTCAGCTACAGCAATGGGCACGCTACCATAGTAAAGGTgagttatgtatttatttatttgtttagattATGTGAGTGTTTCATTTCAGTATGTATAATGCCATAGTCATAtcactatttgcacttctggttagatgctaactgcttTTCATTAGCTCTGTTTTAAACTTAGTGTATATACTagatgtatacagtatgtgtatagtgtaaatatttaagtatgattcaaattgtgtttaaaatatgacaaaaacatAAAGAGACTGTTACGTGCATAGACATGGTGGTCTTTAAATTATTGCATTTACGTAGTTTGCCTGTTTGGTTACATCTATAgttaaatgtaattcatcttaTTTCTAAAGCTGATGACCACCTTCAGGCTAAAGAGGAGCTACCACAGTCTGGTGATCCACAAGAAGAGGCCTCCAGGCAGGATATATTGCCACACATGACTCTACTGAGTACAGTGGTTTTCCATGGAGCCTGGCAGAAACAATTCCTCTTCACAGAGACTCAAAACCTGCCCTTCACCCTCTCTGATGGCAGCACAGTCAAAGTGCCAATGATGTACCAGTCAACTGAAGTCAACTATGGTAAGGGAAggagcaaaacaaaaacatcagtaGTTCACTGATCTGCGCTAAGAGGCATTTATGGAAAAGACAGCATCTCCAATCACACAatgcttttatatattttttagaagtGCTATTCTATGTGGACTATGGTTGATTGATATAaatattcactgagcactttataggaacactatggtcctaataaagtacctcacattgtcttctgctgttgtagcccatctgccccAAGGTTCGACTagttgtgcattctaagatgctattctgctcaattgtacagagtggttatctgagtggTCGCTTATCTGTTAGCATtagccagtctggccattctccgttgacctctctccaGGCATATCCATCCACAGAAccatttttggcaccattctgagtaaaccctagagactgttttgtgtgaaaatcccagcagttATAGAAGTACTCAAATGAGCCTGTCTAGCATCAATAATCATGCATGATTTATGCatcgcactgctgccacacgattggctgattagatttttgcataaataagtaggtgtacaagtcttcctaataaagtgatcagtgagtgtataaaCATTTTCAGCATTACAGTGTTAAAGAAATGCTTCCGTCATATTAATGAACGTTACGTAAATAATGAAGTGCCCTCAATTTATCTGTCCACCTCTATTGTCTGCTCACAGGACAGTTTCGCCTGCCTTCAGATCAGCAATACACTGTATTGGAGCTACCATACCTGGATCGCTCACTCAGGCTGTTGGTGGCATTACCTGGGGACAGAAAGACCCCTCTATCACAGCTGGAATCACAGCTCACATCCCGTGCTGTGGGACTTTGGGATACTGGATTAAGACGAACCAAAATGGATATCTTTTTGCCCAGGTAACACTGTGATAAAATACATCAtgtaaaatgtactgtaatttcaTACATACGGGGGTTTAACATCAGTGGAATACACTGCTGTTGTGTGTATTTCAGGTTTAAAATGCAGAGCAGGTTCAATCTGAAGGCTGTTCTACAGTCTCTTGGTATCTCCGACATCTTCAGTCCTTCAGCAGCAGATTTTAGAGGGATCTCAGGTAGTGTTATTGAACACAGACattcagtttatttttgtttgatataAAGCCATTACACTGGGGAATTAACTGTATGAGCATTTAATAGAGCCCTACTAGTCTTTAGCTTGAAGCTAGTAAGCTTGTAGCCTGAGAAGTGAAACTTTACCGTCGATATTTCTACAGATGGGGAAGGACTTTTTGTATCAGAGGCTTTCCATGAGGCAAAAATAGAGGTGACAGAGGAAGGGACAAAAGCAGCTTCAGTCACAGGTAAGACCCTGACAGATTTGCTTGGGGGTGATGGTTGGTAGGAGTTGGAAATGAGAGTATTGTTTGGGAGCAGCTTATTAGAGATGATTGAATATTAATCGGcatatgtgttttttgtctttttgtctcagGCTTTGAAATAGGAATTTGATATTGCACTTAGCACAGCTTGTCCTTCTAGAGCATTGCacctaaataaaaatgtacatttgttctTAGGAGTTACACTTCTCACATCTCACACTTCCTGTTTACTGCAGCATTGTAGTATTTGATTTAAGTGAACATGTGTGATACAGCTGAACTGTCCGTTAGACCACTGGTAAATAGGATGGACTGTTGATCGGGATGCAGGATCAGTTCCTCCGGCATGTTTGCAGCATCTCAATGCTCCACTTTGTAGCCACAGATATTAAGGCTGAAGTTGGACCTACATTTCACTTGGAGAGTGTATTCTTAGAGCTTAACCACTCGCTCTTGTCTCTTTCTTCTTTAGCAATGGTGCTATTGAAAAGATCTCGTGCAGCAGTTTTTAAAGCAGATAGGCCATTTCTCTTCATCTTACGTCAAATCAGCACAGGTAAATACTAAAAACTAGACAGATGCATGAAATCTGCTTGGCTTCAACATATGTCGGTCTGCAGATATAAGACATGATTGAGGTTCATTGTTGGGATTTTATTCCACAGGTTTATTGCTGTTTATAGGTCGAGTGTTGAATCCAGCAGAACAGATGTCTTGAGAAGACACATGCAATGACATCTGCTTGAaataatgaacacacacacacacaggagtccTACATTTATAAACACTTTAATCCATGTGATTTTGCCAACTCAGCACACCCCAACATCCCTCATGGGAATACAGGGTGAGAGGAATATCTGGGGACCATTAGGAGGGTCCACTGACACTTCAGGAAGAGGGACAAGACTTTTGTAcatatctgtaaataaaattttattacaTAAGGGTTTTTTGCACTTCAAAGTGTCTGCTGTCATTTATTTCCTCTACGCTCAATAAATTCTCTTATTTCCGGTGGAATTGTTTTGGTTACCATCGGTTACTGATTTCATGGATTTAAATTCAGTAGATCCCAAAGATTTTCAACTTTAAACCCATGATGTTGTTTACCCACATGCAGATTGtcatttttaagtacatttagtGGATTATGAATTCAAAAGTAtaatatttaacccttgtgcattgttcaaattcactaccctttcgttatgttcgtggctgaaaacagccactactttaaactgctgtaaaaatgtatcagataaatatttttttcacattttttggCATAAATCTAAtaatcaacctcagtcctgttcaaaactactaaaggtttaaaaaaaaaaaaatcaggattttaattctttaattgccaaattcataaatgatgtcactgatttgggggaaaaaacatacaaaatgacgtattttcaatataaaatgtgattgtggactggattttttttttaccttttatcacagtcttggacatgtcaaagattagaaacaacattggttttgatgcattgttagtttttgtgcagcatcagattttaactttttctcccgcatttactgttcgtggctgtttttgccccattgacttccattataaccacattttttgattgcaaagccatgacaccatataatcatgcatttttgattgtttgtggttttccctgttgggaagaggaaaaattattaatttttactgttgataaccacgtggcaccattaaccctttagataggcctgtgcaaaaaaaagcttagtttctggcttttacatggagttatatggagaataatagcatattaaagtgtgtgtgtgtgtgtgtgtgtgagagagagagagagagagagagagagagagagagagagagagagagagagtgtgagaactcaccttgttgcgtctgagaaaatcaaaacatgcacCTCAGCTCTCAGAACTACatggagtaaacaaaaacaaagtgccttttgatggtgagaaatgcagagtaatcaaaaacaaagcaagtggatttaaacacttgcatgcaagcctgctggtcatttgatggtgagaagagcagcaagcaacaTGAGAAAGGGCTTGATTGTAGTGAAGTTTTAGAGATGATAATGCAGCCTGACCCCTCCAGCGAGCTGCAGGATGTATTGTCTTCTCCCTCTGACACCACAGACTCAGCAGAGTCAGATCCTGATTTGGATGTGGCACCCTCATCATCCTCTCTAGCTTCCACTGAAGGCGAGGAGGATTCGGAGGATCCTGGATCTGGGTGGACTGGAAGAAACGGCGAAGTGTGGTTTTCCACCAACGCGGAGACAACTCCCTTTCTTCAGCCTGCCAGAGGCGTGACTCCAGGGCCGACGCGCTATGCCATCGCAAGGGTCCAGAACATGGATTctgtgtttaatctgtttttcacAGAGGAGATGATTGACCTCATTGTCAGCAAAGCAGTGGTGACAGAGGGACCAAAAAAGAAGCCAGAGATAATTGCAGATTACAACCGCTGCAAGGGAGGTGTCGACAATCTAGACAAGGTATgtgccattacacatttgttactacatgcatcctattcctgttaatttttacttgaattcatgtgcttgttagagataaatttaggagatactgtttgtgttttgacaatgtttgcatgattattctcattgtcatgtgcagcttcaaaaatactTATTATGAAATCTGTACTTATTCTTttcttgttcttttatttttgtaggttGTCTGCACCTACAGCTGCAGAAGGAGGACCAATCGGTGGCCACAGACGTTATTTTTTAATATGCTATTATtctccatataactccatgtaaaagccagaaactaagcttttttttgcacaggcctatctaaagggttaatggtgccacgtggttatcaacagtaaaaattacaaattttacctcttcccaacagggaaaaccacaaacaatcaaaaatgcatgattatatggtgtcatggctttgcaatcaaaaaatgtggttataatggaagtcaatggggcaaaaacagccacgaacagtaaatgagggagaaaaagttaaaatctgatgctgcacaaaaactaacaatgcatcaaaaccaatgttgtttctaatctttgacatgtccaagactgtgataaaaggtaaaaaaaaaatccagtccacaatcacattttatattgaaaatacgtcattttgtgtgttttttcccccaaatcagtgacatcatttatgaatttggcaattaaagagttaaaatccttatattttttatttttaaaacatttagtagttttgaacaggactgaggttgattaatagatttatgcaaaaaaaatttgaaaaaaatatttatctgatacatttttacagcagtttaaagtagtggctgttttcagccacgaacataacAAAAGGGTCGTGAATTTGCCCACAGTGTActgttgagtttttgaaaattttcaaagcattttcctaaaatatgtgtgaaaataagatTTGTCACCAAAAATCATTCCATTTGCTGAAACACGGAGAAAGTTATGGCCAAATTACGACTCAACAGCaccccctagtggctgaaaacatcccgaacagcacacaagggttaaataaatCAGTAATGCAGCTGCACAAGGAAGTTAGATTTGAGTTAAGTTTGATAGCCAATTAGCAATATGTGtctgaaataaacaaaacagaaaaacaaagtttgaataagtttaaaggtgcactcagtaacttttgtctgtgtcatcttggacttacaatgacacctagcagtttggatgcagcatcatttaaaataaagttgtCATTTTCTGATGCCACAGTAGAAATGTATTGTTCAGTCAGCCATggttactttaatcaatgagtgagtgtccaataacaggacggttactgagatttagcaaacttcagctggtcatgtgatgaccctctccatgtagaataaatcagCTTGATTTTAATGGGAGTGCTCATTATTTCCTACTTCTactgcaaaattaaaatgtatgtctttaggttaccgagtgcacctttaagttgagTCTGACGTGTTGTGCTGCAATGACAAATCTGCAAGATAATCTTCCTCATAGGCTACACTGGTTACATATAAGTGCCTCAGTAGACCACAAACTCCCCATACAATCAAGAAAATATGGCAGGGCGGCCTCTGAAATTGAACATATGTCCTATGCCAGTAAACAAACAACACCTGAACACATGAGTGCTGAGAAAAGAAGAAATCAGAGACACTTGAACCATTCTCTCTTTCTAAAACCAGATTCCTTCAAATCAAATGTAGGTTAAAGATGGCAGGACGTGCAATCCTTTTAATAACATCAAGTTATTCACAGAAAATTCTCATTTATTTGCAGGACTATTCAcagtataaaatatactttattcaaATACATACAAAAAGAGGCTTTCCACCAAACATTCTCTTAAATAATACTTGCATTGTCACtatgtacatatatacacatcatattaaaaatattgtattttttttttttaaagaagccaTTGATTCATCTTTATCGATACACATATGGCAAAGACTTGGTCCCTACAATAGGGTGCAGGGTTAAAAGGATGAGACAGGACAAGAGATAGGGGCGGCGCAGCGGCAGGGACACTGTATATTTGGTAGTAATGTAGGAATACATTAGCAGCAACTGCCTTCCATGTAACTATAAGTGACTATATCCTGGATGTTTATATAATGCTGTTTTACattttcaggaggaaaagacagaCCTTTTCCCACTTATTTTGACATCTTAAATCAAATCGgtctctatatataaatatatatcgtTCCTTTTGTAACTAtagaggaaataaaaaaaaaaaattgaaaaggtTTTTCAAAGATACCTAAATTAAGAGAACTCAAAGTTCAGATAAGTGAACAATCCTTAATTTAGTTGTGTAGAACAACGCCGCCAGATATTAAGGTCTGTAAGACACATCAGTACAGAACATCAGACATCCAAGTGGCAAAAGGACCAGCAGAACCTCATTTTATTGTAGGAGAAAGAAATCACTAAGAATTACGAAAACAAAATGCCAGAAATATGTCCCTCTGCTGCCAACTGCGAAATCTTTTGAAAATGACATCCTTCCAGAGATTAGTAGCTTAACTACTTTTGGAGTGTGGTGTGTGCATGTCTAAAAGCAATTATAGACTCCCCAAGCAACTTAATCCTCCATCATTAAAGAACTGCTTGATAACTCACCTTTTATTCATGTAGAATATTGCTGATTTAGTCTCTATATTATATCTGTCTGGTCTGAGACTGAATGTGGTGATGAGTTTGTAAAGGTGCTTTCCCAGACTGAAATTAAAGGAAAGTATGTTTGTATTGGTGATCAATGCCAAGAGTCTAATGTCACAGCAGACAATGGGGGGTTGCAGTAAACAAATGAGCCAAGGAAGAATCCGATGCTATTAATCAATTCAGCTTTGGCACAATTAGAAAGAAAACTGGACTAAGAAAGAGAAGTGCGTTGTTGTGTCTGTTTGATAGAAAAAGAAACTCTCACTTTCCCCCAGCCCTGAGGTTTAGAAATGACACCCAAATTCCTCATCAATAATATCAGCTTCAATACTGCTAAAGACTTGAAACACAAGAGTCCCAAGTAACATTACATAAATAGTGCAGATCTGTGCGCAAGTCCCAAGTAGGGCAAATAAGAGTGCTCAGAAACCATCCAGATGATTCATGCTGTTGGCTCTTAAGTGAATCTCCTCCAAGAAGTTCTCCAGTTGCTCAATCAAGACCCTCTTCTTGAACCTACACACACAAAAGCCAAAAAGCGTCATTTACACACTAATCATTCATGCACGGTCTATCAAGGCATTCTGCATCCAGTGTATTCTGAAAAAGGTGATaagttaacccttgtgcatcaattaaaaaaagttacacataggttcattatggacaaaaatggccatgtccaaaaactgtcataaaaatattatagatttatatttttttccactttcactgacataatttttttaaccagcatcagttctaatcagaatgaccaaacattcattcatttttagaattttaaccctttaaacgctggtttgtttacataatgccactgttgtttttttaggaaaaaatgaaaaatagttattattttcaatttaatagatgctaagcagaatgttttttctttgactattagagcctcggatatgtcaatgattaacaacaacattcattttgatgctttcatattttttatgcagtatcagatttaaaaaaagctaccacttaggaccataatggacaaaaatggccatgtcaaaaagtgtcataaaaatattatagaataatatttgtttctactttcactgacttatattttaaccagcatcagttctaatcataattaccaaacattcatttattttcagaattttaacactttaaacgcaggtttgtttacataatgcca
The Xyrauchen texanus isolate HMW12.3.18 chromosome 14, RBS_HiC_50CHRs, whole genome shotgun sequence genome window above contains:
- the LOC127655291 gene encoding probable serpin E3 → MHQLSVTSLFVCLWLVEHSHCNSSLGNSLNDLHTQFGVSLYQTLTETENNSNLIVSPASVSLCLGLLQLGARGNTLAQLDGTLGYDVNDARVQDILSWPQGDLGNSSKGVRLELANALYVQSGVKLLPEFTQHALGWANNSLLSVNFINSNNTQLQQWARYHSKADDHLQAKEELPQSGDPQEEASRQDILPHMTLLSTVVFHGAWQKQFLFTETQNLPFTLSDGSTVKVPMMYQSTEVNYGQFRLPSDQQYTVLELPYLDRSLRLLVALPGDRKTPLSQLESQLTSRAVGLWDTGLRRTKMDIFLPRFKMQSRFNLKAVLQSLGISDIFSPSAADFRGISDGEGLFVSEAFHEAKIEVTEEGTKAASVTAMVLLKRSRAAVFKADRPFLFILRQISTGLLLFIGRVLNPAEQMS